Part of the Woronichinia naegeliana WA131 genome, TGGCACTTGCCCCTTTTACGTTTAGATGTGGGTCGATTATTTGGGGGCTTGGTTGGAGAATCGGAATCTCGTACCCGTCAGATGATTAGCCTCGCGGAAGCTCTTGCTCCCTGTGTATTGTGGATCGATGAAATTGATAAAGCCTTTTCTGGTGTAGATAGTCGCGGCGATGGCGGAACCAGTAGTCGGGTCTTTGGCACGTTTATCACCTGGTTAGCAGAAAAAAGTTCTCCTGTCTTTGTCGTGGCCACCGCCAATAATATTCAAACCCTTCCCCCCGAAATGTTAAGGAAAGGACGTTTCGATGAAATTTTCTTTGTGGGCTTACCGGCCCAGGTGGAACGAGAAGCTATTTTTAACGTCCATTTATCCCATCTACGGCCCCATCATCTCAAAGAGTACGATATTAAACGTCTTGCCTACGAAACCCCAGATTTTTCGGGGGCTGAAATAGAACAAACTTTAATTGAAGCCATGCACATTGGTTTTAGCCAGAATCGCGACTTCACCACAGATGATATCTTAGAAGCAGCCAGCCAGATCATTCCTTTAGCTAGGACTGCCCAGGAGCAAATCCAATTTTTGCAAGATTGGGCCGCGGCCGGTAAAGCGCGATTGGCGAATCGTGAATATCGCTTTGGCGGTTTGTAAAACCCGCTTAATTAAAACCACTAAATAAACCCCGTCTAACTCGAAACCCATAGTTTTTAATCGCTCAAGTCGATCCCCTGAAATACATTTCAAAAAATGACCGTTCCCAAAATAGACATGGTTTAATACTTTATTTCCTAACGATTACAGTATTGATAATCTTTCACCAACCCCGCCCTAAAAGGGACGGGGATTGATCTAACCAATTGGATCGACGTAAGCGGTGAATAGCCCTGATTAGCCTAACAATCTTACAGACCTCCGAATACTTCCCTAGTTCGGATTCCCTCTAAGCCTTATTGGTAAGGCGTTGTAAGACAAGACATGGTTTGTTAGGTGGGCGAAGGGACTTTAACTTTACTCTTAAGGATTATCTCCATGCCAAGAGTTCCTGTTATCTCAAAAGACGGAAAACCGTTAATGCCAACTAAACCTAGTCGGGCTAGACGGTGGCTCAAAGAAGGAAAAGCTATTGGTAGATTTAATGACTTGGATATTTTCTATGTCCAGCTAACTACCGAATCTTCTAGCGATAAAACTCAACCCATTGCCATCGGTATTGACCCAGGTAAATTATTTTCTGGCATCGGTGTTCAATCATCTCTTTTCACTCTCGGTCAAGCTCATTTAGAACTTCCCTTTAAACGAGTAAGGGAACGGATGGACAATCGGAGATTAATGCGACGAGGAAGAAGAGGACGACGGCTCGACCGTAAACTCTCCTTTGACCTACGGGCGCATCGTCAAAAACGATTCTCTAATAGAAGACAAGGAAAATTAGCTCCCTCAATAAAAGCTAATCGCCAACTTGAACTAAGAGTCGTTTCTGAATTAGCCAAAATCTATCCAATTACTGATATTTACTTTGAGTACGTTAAAGCCGATGTCGATCAAACATCGGGCAGAAAAGGAGCCAAATTAGGCAAAGGATTCTCGGCTGTTATGGTCGGTCAAAAATGGGCTATCGAGCAACTTTCTAAGATTGCTAAAGTCCACACTCGCCTTGGTTGGCAAACCTCTAATCTCAGAAAACATCTAGGTTTAGAAAAGTCCGAAAATAAGGCAGAACAAACTCCAGAAAGCCATGCTAACGATGGAATTACTCTCGCCTGTTTTCGTTTTTTAGATTATTTGCCATTCCATACCTCTAACGGGCATGGCCACGAATGGAAAGGCTCTGTTGAAGTAACAGATGCTCCTTTTGCCATCGTTAAACGTCCTCCTGTTAGTCGCCGTCAACTTCATCTAATGGTTCCTGCCAAGGGTGGCAAGCGACGCAAATATGGTGGCTCCACCACAAGACATGGGTTCCGTAAAGGAGACTTGATTTCTTCGCCTAAAGGAATCGGTTATGCCAGTGGAAATACCGAAAAACAGTTATCTGTTAGCGATGCCAATTGGAAACGATTGGGACAGATAGCTGCTAGTAAGATTCAATTGATTCGTCGTTCTAACGGGTTGATTGTTTCTCACTAACCCATATAAAGCCGCCCTCCGCTATCGCTAAGGGACGGGGTTTCTACCCAATTTTTCTGATGAAACGTTTTTCTGGCGTATTACAATTTACCCTAGGCTTTTTTCTGGGCCTCTTAATTTTCGTTGGGGGTGTTTCTCTAGTGGGTTATTTGGTCTTTTCCCGTCTAGCAGCTACACCTCCCCGTCCTGTTTTTCCTGAAGAAAATAAAACAGTGGTTAAACCAAAGCCAACGGTAAAGCCAACCACTACGGCAACGAAAGATGATCAGAAGACTGATCAGGCTCAGACAGGAGAGACGACGAAAACGGAAGAAAAACCAAAGACAGAGGAGGCAAAAGCGTCTCCTTCGCCGGAACCATCAGCAACGCCGTCTCCTGATGATAAAAAAGAAGAGTTGCCCGCCGGAGCTTACCAGGCTAAGGTAGTTTGGTCAGGG contains:
- a CDS encoding RRXRR domain-containing protein, with translation MPTKPSRARRWLKEGKAIGRFNDLDIFYVQLTTESSSDKTQPIAIGIDPGKLFSGIGVQSSLFTLGQAHLELPFKRVRERMDNRRLMRRGRRGRRLDRKLSFDLRAHRQKRFSNRRQGKLAPSIKANRQLELRVVSELAKIYPITDIYFEYVKADVDQTSGRKGAKLGKGFSAVMVGQKWAIEQLSKIAKVHTRLGWQTSNLRKHLGLEKSENKAEQTPESHANDGITLACFRFLDYLPFHTSNGHGHEWKGSVEVTDAPFAIVKRPPVSRRQLHLMVPAKGGKRRKYGGSTTRHGFRKGDLISSPKGIGYASGNTEKQLSVSDANWKRLGQIAASKIQLIRRSNGLIVSH
- a CDS encoding SH3 domain-containing protein, whose translation is MGYLVFSRLAATPPRPVFPEENKTVVKPKPTVKPTTTATKDDQKTDQAQTGETTKTEEKPKTEEAKASPSPEPSATPSPDDKKEELPAGAYQAKVVWSGGLSLRANPDKTSERVGGVDYNDALVVLEKSSDGEWVKVKVPDSDQVGWVRVGNIKKTE